The genomic stretch GCATCGAGTGGGAAGCCAAATCGCCGGAAGTTCAAAACGTGATCGGGTTTTTGCAAAAGGAGATGGGGATCAAGAAAATCCGTTTCCCCGAAACCAGCGCCATCGGCATCAAGCCGGTCTCGGAAGAGGGCAGCAAGCGCCTGATCCGGGCCGCGATCCAATACGCCATCGAGCACCGGCGGCGCAGCATCACCTTGGTCCACAAGGGCAACATCATGAAGTTCACCGAGGGCGGTTTCCGCGGCTGGGGCTACGAGCTGGCCAAGGAGGAGTTCGCCGATCAGGTGGTCTCTTGGGAGGAATGTCAGGGCAAGGTCCCGGCCGGCAAGATCCTGATCCAGGACGCCATCGCCGACGCCTTCCTTCAGCAGATCATGACCCGGGCCTCGGAGTTCGACGTCATCGCCACCTTGAACTTGAACGGCGACTACATCAGCGACGCCCTGGCGGCCCAAGTCGGCGGCATCGGCATCGCCCCCGGCGGCAACATCAACTACGTCAGCGGCCGGGCCATCTTCGAGGCCACCCACGGCACCGCGCCGAAGTACGCCGGCCAAGACAAGGTCAACCCCGGCTCGGTGATTCTCTCCGGCGTGATGATGCTGGAATACATGGGCTGGAACGAAGCCGCCCAGCTCATCAACCAGGCGTTGGAGAAAACGATCTCCCAAAAGACGGTCACTTACGATTTCGCCCGCCTGATGGAAGGGGCCAAGGAGCTGAAGTGCTCCGAGTTTGGACAGGCGATTATTGACAATATGTAACGGTTTCCCCCTCCTTTGTAAGGAGGGGGCAGGGGGAGGTAGGGAGTTGGTGGTGTGCACTGCGATTGCATTAAGCCGACTCTCTACCCCTCCCCGACCCTCCCCTTACAAAGGGGAGGGAGAAAGAAAGCAATGGCACGTAAAAAAATCGCATTGATCGGCGCCGGCAACATCGGCGGCGAGCTCGCCCAGCGGGCGATGCTGAAAGAGCTGGGCGACGTCGTCCTCCTCGACATCATGGAAGGCGTTCCCCAGGGCAAGGCCCTCGACCT from bacterium encodes the following:
- a CDS encoding malate dehydrogenase (Catalyzes the reversible oxidation of malate to oxaloacetate); the encoded protein is MARKKIALIGAGNIGGELAQRAMLKELGDVVLLDIMEGVPQGKALDL
- the icd gene encoding NADP-dependent isocitrate dehydrogenase, producing the protein MKVQIPSGGDKITIQNGKLQVGPKPIVPFIEGDGTGPDIWKAAVKVFDAAVAKSYGGKRQIQWAEVYAGEKAQAVYGDRCPPNLLPQETLDVIKEYLVAIKGPLTTPVGKGFRSLNVTLRQELDLYVCLRPVRYFKGTPSPVKAPEKVDMVIFRENTEDIYAGIEWEAKSPEVQNVIGFLQKEMGIKKIRFPETSAIGIKPVSEEGSKRLIRAAIQYAIEHRRRSITLVHKGNIMKFTEGGFRGWGYELAKEEFADQVVSWEECQGKVPAGKILIQDAIADAFLQQIMTRASEFDVIATLNLNGDYISDALAAQVGGIGIAPGGNINYVSGRAIFEATHGTAPKYAGQDKVNPGSVILSGVMMLEYMGWNEAAQLINQALEKTISQKTVTYDFARLMEGAKELKCSEFGQAIIDNM